One window of Cryptobacterium curtum DSM 15641 genomic DNA carries:
- a CDS encoding Crp/Fnr family transcriptional regulator codes for MTEAFNDETIGILQRSVLFQGVSPHEMHEVLSCLGARCVAFEKDERIFRVGDGVDTLGVVLSGSVLVGSEDYWGNGNIIARIGPGGLFAEAFACLPDEASTVNVVAASACRIAFLDVRRITDTCVSSCAYHQRIIRNLLMVLARKNLTLTRKVEHVTKRTTREKVLAYLSSCSQQAGSSRFDIPFNRQQLADYLAVERSALSSCLGKMQREGLISFKKNRFELK; via the coding sequence CCTCACGAAATGCATGAGGTGCTCAGTTGCCTTGGTGCGCGCTGTGTTGCGTTTGAAAAGGACGAACGTATCTTTCGCGTGGGTGATGGGGTCGATACGCTCGGCGTAGTTCTATCAGGGTCGGTGCTTGTTGGATCGGAAGACTACTGGGGGAATGGCAATATTATTGCCCGCATTGGGCCAGGCGGGCTGTTCGCTGAAGCATTCGCTTGTTTACCTGACGAAGCGAGTACGGTCAATGTGGTGGCAGCTTCAGCATGCCGCATTGCGTTTTTGGATGTGCGGCGTATTACGGATACCTGCGTTTCATCATGTGCGTATCATCAGCGCATTATTCGCAACCTGTTGATGGTGTTGGCGCGCAAGAATCTCACGCTAACGCGCAAGGTGGAACATGTTACAAAGCGTACGACACGAGAAAAAGTATTAGCGTATTTGTCGTCCTGTTCGCAACAGGCTGGTTCATCCCGCTTCGATATTCCCTTTAACCGCCAGCAGTTGGCCGACTATTTGGCTGTTGAGCGAAGTGCTCTTTCGAGTTGTCTGGGAAAGATGCAACGTGAAGGGCTGATTTCCTTTAAAAAGAACCGCTTTGAGTTGAAATAA
- a CDS encoding deoxyribonuclease IV, protein MNATAQNPAKHNQTEHTPAKLTIGCHLSSSKGFAAMARTASNIGANTFQFFTRNPRGGAARAIDPNDIKAFRTAAEQAGITRILAHAPYTLNAAAKEQRIQDFARQTFADDLARMENTPHQLYNFHPGSHVGQGSEVGIDKIASVLNDVLRPDQTTTVLLETMSGKGTEIGRTFEEIREIIDRIDLTDQMGVCLDTCHIWDAGYDIANNLDGVLEEFDRVIGLERLHAIHLNDSKNPCGAHKDRHEKIGDGCIGFEALSRITRHPSLRHLPFFLETPNDLDGYADEIARLRAAWD, encoded by the coding sequence ATGAACGCTACCGCACAAAACCCCGCAAAGCATAATCAAACAGAACACACCCCCGCAAAACTCACCATTGGGTGTCACCTTTCATCCTCGAAGGGGTTTGCTGCAATGGCCCGCACAGCAAGCAATATCGGCGCCAATACATTTCAATTTTTCACCCGCAACCCACGCGGTGGAGCAGCACGGGCGATCGACCCGAACGACATCAAAGCCTTCCGTACCGCTGCTGAGCAGGCTGGCATCACGCGTATTCTCGCCCATGCCCCCTATACCCTGAATGCCGCTGCAAAAGAGCAACGCATTCAAGATTTCGCCCGCCAAACCTTCGCAGATGATTTGGCACGCATGGAAAATACACCTCATCAGCTTTACAACTTCCACCCCGGCAGTCATGTTGGACAAGGCTCTGAAGTGGGCATCGACAAGATCGCTTCGGTACTCAACGACGTTCTGCGCCCTGACCAAACCACCACCGTGCTGCTCGAAACCATGTCGGGCAAAGGCACGGAAATTGGCCGTACTTTTGAAGAGATCCGAGAAATTATTGATCGCATTGACCTCACTGATCAAATGGGAGTGTGCTTGGATACCTGCCATATTTGGGATGCGGGCTATGACATCGCAAACAATCTTGACGGCGTGCTCGAAGAATTCGACCGCGTAATCGGACTTGAACGTCTGCATGCTATCCATCTCAACGACAGCAAGAACCCATGTGGTGCCCATAAAGACCGTCACGAGAAAATTGGCGATGGCTGCATTGGATTCGAAGCGCTCTCGCGCATCACGCGCCACCCATCCCTTCGCCACCTGCCTTTCTTTTTGGAAACCCCCAACGACCTTGATGGGTATGCTGACGAGATTGCTCGTCTACGTGCCGCGTGGGACTAG
- the ahpC gene encoding alkyl hydroperoxide reductase subunit C — MSLIGKEISDFSVQSYQNGEFKTVTKQDVLGKWGLFFFYPADFTFVCPTELEDLADLYGKFQEAGCEVYSVSCDTHFVHKAWHDESERIQKVTYPMLADPTHALARDFKVYIKEDGLAERGAFIVDPEGRIQVYQVNAGGIGRNAAELLRLLLAAQFVAKYGDQVCPAKWQPGADALKPSIDLVGQL, encoded by the coding sequence ATGTCTCTTATCGGCAAAGAAATCAGTGATTTCTCCGTTCAGTCCTATCAGAATGGGGAATTCAAAACTGTGACCAAGCAGGACGTCCTCGGTAAATGGGGACTGTTCTTCTTCTATCCCGCTGACTTCACCTTTGTCTGCCCCACCGAATTAGAAGATCTCGCCGACCTGTATGGTAAATTCCAGGAAGCGGGCTGCGAGGTCTATTCGGTTTCATGCGACACGCACTTTGTGCACAAAGCATGGCATGATGAATCAGAGCGTATCCAAAAGGTGACCTATCCTATGCTCGCCGATCCCACCCATGCTCTGGCGCGCGACTTTAAGGTCTACATTAAGGAAGATGGCCTTGCAGAGCGTGGTGCATTCATCGTCGATCCTGAAGGTCGCATCCAGGTATATCAGGTAAACGCTGGCGGTATAGGACGCAATGCCGCAGAACTGCTCCGTCTGCTTTTAGCTGCGCAGTTTGTGGCTAAGTACGGCGACCAAGTATGCCCTGCTAAATGGCAGCCAGGTGCTGATGCGCTGAAACCTTCCATTGATCTCGTTGGCCAGCTGTAA
- a CDS encoding Fur family transcriptional regulator, with product MVQRRNTKQRKLVLDSVRSLHNHPTADEVYVQAQQFDGHISRGTVYRNLALLAEEGQIFMVKTPGGFRYDFRTDDHAHVICTSCGTVYDFPIDVDRLQELDAQVEAVTGFSKVEHSVVFSGLCDSCRAREHSQRAAS from the coding sequence ATGGTGCAACGCAGGAATACAAAGCAGCGAAAACTTGTGCTCGACTCGGTGCGCAGTTTACATAATCATCCAACGGCCGATGAAGTATATGTACAGGCGCAGCAGTTTGATGGGCATATTAGTCGTGGGACGGTTTATCGCAACTTAGCGTTATTGGCTGAAGAAGGTCAGATTTTCATGGTAAAGACTCCTGGTGGTTTTCGCTATGACTTTCGCACTGATGATCATGCTCATGTTATCTGCACAAGTTGCGGCACTGTGTATGACTTTCCTATTGATGTCGACCGTCTACAAGAACTTGATGCCCAGGTGGAAGCTGTAACTGGGTTTTCTAAGGTTGAGCATAGTGTAGTATTTTCTGGTTTGTGCGACTCGTGTCGTGCTCGTGAACATTCTCAGCGCGCAGCAAGCTAA
- a CDS encoding glycosyltransferase family 2 protein, with protein MNPLLIIPTYVSARSQAKIAPVAETYDHMTPLQSPGELARCLKSLMHVQGVGQIAVLVVSETQVAAQAARKVRAICEQFPLLNTIVIGQVEESLIKQRFKQLNLTGLDEAISLHGYSAMRNLGLIVAGVFGFDSVVFIDDDEVVDDSEFLVKGMYGLGKLTRRGIPILAKSGYFLDKEGSVHSKRQDRWYDRFWMQGSAFNRWIDSALRGPRLSRSNHVCGGCLALHREAYRRVCFDPWIVRGEDLDYLLNLRMYGSDIWFDNQWHLRHLPPKTPSEGLRFRQDIYRWIYEFRKMEYSRTQIDLQQIKPSSLEPYPGPLLEPGITKRIKRTALLRSLARPDKAAYRRAARVATSEATVYAERCCSKYFEFQFIWPEAMHRIEDDGALRDALLQHATVGSDTSTRPVTDDQVGRIDPGATSEIRLNMAD; from the coding sequence ATGAATCCGCTTCTTATTATTCCTACATATGTATCGGCGCGCTCGCAGGCGAAGATCGCTCCGGTGGCAGAAACATACGATCATATGACTCCACTGCAATCGCCGGGCGAACTTGCACGCTGCCTTAAATCGCTTATGCACGTGCAAGGTGTTGGTCAAATTGCTGTATTAGTGGTTTCCGAAACACAAGTTGCCGCACAGGCTGCTCGCAAGGTACGCGCTATCTGCGAACAGTTCCCCCTGTTAAACACCATTGTGATTGGGCAGGTAGAAGAATCGCTTATCAAACAGCGGTTCAAGCAACTTAACCTTACCGGTCTCGACGAGGCTATCAGTCTGCATGGATACAGTGCCATGCGTAATCTTGGGCTGATTGTTGCCGGTGTGTTTGGATTCGACTCCGTTGTTTTTATCGATGACGACGAAGTGGTTGACGACTCCGAGTTTCTGGTTAAAGGCATGTATGGTCTGGGGAAACTTACGCGACGGGGTATTCCCATTTTGGCAAAGAGCGGCTACTTCCTTGATAAGGAAGGCTCCGTTCACTCCAAGCGTCAAGATAGATGGTACGACCGTTTTTGGATGCAGGGGTCGGCGTTTAATCGCTGGATTGATTCTGCTCTGCGCGGTCCACGTCTTTCGCGCAGCAACCATGTGTGTGGTGGTTGTCTAGCGCTTCATCGTGAAGCGTATCGGCGTGTGTGCTTCGACCCGTGGATTGTACGGGGCGAAGACCTTGATTATCTACTCAATTTGCGTATGTATGGCTCTGATATTTGGTTTGATAATCAGTGGCACCTGCGTCATCTACCACCTAAAACACCAAGTGAAGGCTTGCGTTTCCGTCAGGACATTTACCGCTGGATTTACGAATTTCGCAAGATGGAATATAGCCGCACGCAGATCGATCTGCAGCAGATAAAGCCATCGTCGCTTGAGCCGTATCCCGGGCCACTGCTTGAACCGGGTATCACAAAGCGTATTAAGCGAACCGCACTGTTACGGAGTCTTGCTCGGCCTGATAAGGCTGCTTATCGGCGTGCTGCGCGGGTGGCTACCAGCGAAGCCACCGTATATGCCGAACGGTGCTGTTCGAAGTATTTCGAATTTCAGTTCATCTGGCCTGAGGCCATGCACCGTATTGAAGATGATGGTGCGCTGCGGGATGCCTTGCTCCAGCATGCCACGGTGGGATCGGATACGTCTACTCGTCCGGTTACTGATGATCAGGTGGGGCGTATCGATCCTGGTGCAACAAGTGAGATTCGCCTGAATATGGCAGATTAA
- a CDS encoding sulfite exporter TauE/SafE family protein → MVLGLVIASLAGVGIGLLSGLLGIGGGTVIVPLLRLGFGFAAIEATATSLFAIIPTSVAGVVGHLRHRTCVVGVGVAAGLAGALTSPIGVQLADRSPSWAIMLAAALVIGYSAVTMLKKALVSSHVTSSHAASPHVPHAMPSQDASPHVASSHAISPYVAQESIKKSINAHRVHATCHQILVGALSGLIAGLASGYVGVGGGFIMVPLFVSFAGISMKQSSGTSLIGVAILAIPGVISQMTLGNVQVLPGLALALGSVPGALWGARLVQVIPERSLRLLFGMVLVLMACALVFNEVFSLIVG, encoded by the coding sequence ATGGTACTGGGGCTTGTTATTGCCTCTCTTGCTGGTGTTGGTATCGGCCTTCTTTCGGGTCTGCTTGGCATTGGGGGCGGTACGGTGATTGTGCCCCTGCTGCGTTTGGGCTTTGGTTTTGCCGCCATTGAAGCGACAGCAACATCACTATTTGCCATTATTCCCACCTCGGTCGCAGGAGTTGTGGGACACCTTCGTCATCGCACCTGTGTAGTAGGGGTGGGTGTGGCTGCTGGCTTAGCAGGGGCGCTTACTTCGCCGATAGGTGTGCAGCTTGCCGATAGATCGCCTTCATGGGCTATTATGCTGGCTGCTGCCTTAGTTATTGGCTACTCTGCAGTAACGATGCTCAAAAAAGCGCTTGTGTCCTCGCACGTTACGTCTTCACATGCCGCGTCCCCGCATGTCCCGCACGCTATGCCTTCACAGGATGCATCTCCGCATGTCGCATCCTCACATGCTATATCCCCATATGTCGCGCAAGAGTCTATCAAGAAGTCCATCAATGCGCATCGGGTACACGCGACCTGCCACCAGATACTTGTAGGTGCGCTGTCAGGATTGATAGCTGGCCTTGCATCGGGATATGTTGGTGTTGGCGGCGGCTTTATTATGGTGCCGCTTTTTGTTTCGTTTGCTGGTATTTCGATGAAACAGTCTTCTGGTACATCATTGATTGGTGTGGCGATTTTGGCTATTCCCGGGGTAATCAGTCAGATGACGCTGGGCAATGTACAGGTGCTGCCTGGTTTAGCGCTGGCTTTAGGTTCGGTGCCCGGTGCCTTGTGGGGGGCACGATTAGTGCAGGTGATTCCCGAACGTAGTTTGCGCTTACTGTTTGGCATGGTGCTCGTGCTGATGGCGTGCGCACTTGTCTTCAATGAAGTGTTTTCACTGATAGTTGGGTAG
- a CDS encoding histidine kinase, translating into MSNQVSSRQALYRSVEVMLLVVALLAGAATVFFLTDSARDVRFMTISGLVLTACLIVLIRLWMNPDRVRAGQTDAVLNLASRMLACMDGGLKEESAQRICDMLLPETSAIAVAITDKQVILGYSGRGQETNPQDAPIRTAATHAVLDSGEMQVLFSSDAIGFPDERRAINGAIVVPLTMGAETVGTLKFYYPSARKINETQRSIAAGFGELLSTQLAATALEEQKRMVTSMELKALQSQINPHFLFNTINTIASFIRTDPAKARVLLREFAVFYRRTLEDASDLIPLAREVDQTERYLRFEMARFGEDRLQLTCSIPSQVSEMLVPAFMVQPLVENAVKHAMPATGCLHISICAEPQADDLVIRIIDDGVGMSEERRANIMETSSQTGLGIAVRNIRDRIQGYFGAESFMRVESEEGSGTTITLFLKGGCFKNPLDLEEK; encoded by the coding sequence ATGTCTAACCAAGTATCATCACGGCAGGCTCTGTACCGTTCTGTGGAAGTAATGCTTCTCGTTGTCGCATTGTTGGCAGGAGCTGCGACCGTCTTTTTTCTGACTGATTCTGCGCGTGATGTACGTTTCATGACCATTTCGGGTCTTGTTCTGACGGCATGTCTTATCGTATTGATACGACTATGGATGAATCCCGATCGAGTTCGGGCAGGCCAAACTGATGCGGTACTTAATTTAGCAAGTCGTATGTTGGCTTGTATGGATGGCGGTCTCAAAGAAGAAAGCGCCCAGCGTATCTGCGATATGCTTCTACCAGAAACAAGTGCTATTGCGGTTGCTATTACCGATAAGCAGGTCATTTTGGGGTACTCTGGTCGAGGACAAGAAACCAATCCGCAGGACGCTCCTATTCGTACGGCGGCTACTCATGCGGTGCTCGATAGTGGCGAAATGCAAGTGCTGTTTTCGTCCGATGCTATTGGTTTTCCTGATGAACGCCGCGCCATCAATGGAGCCATCGTGGTCCCCCTTACAATGGGCGCAGAAACCGTGGGAACACTTAAGTTTTACTATCCTAGTGCGCGTAAGATCAACGAAACACAGCGATCGATTGCTGCCGGTTTCGGCGAGTTGCTGTCTACTCAGCTGGCGGCTACGGCACTAGAAGAACAAAAGCGCATGGTAACCAGCATGGAATTGAAGGCCCTCCAAAGCCAGATCAATCCCCATTTCCTTTTTAATACAATCAACACGATTGCGTCGTTTATTCGCACCGATCCGGCGAAAGCGCGTGTTTTGTTGCGTGAGTTTGCTGTTTTTTATCGACGCACGTTAGAGGATGCATCCGATCTTATACCGCTTGCACGTGAAGTTGACCAGACCGAACGGTACCTGCGTTTTGAGATGGCGCGCTTTGGTGAAGATCGCCTACAACTGACCTGCTCTATTCCTTCTCAAGTAAGCGAAATGCTGGTACCGGCTTTTATGGTTCAGCCGCTTGTTGAAAACGCCGTCAAACATGCGATGCCTGCAACAGGGTGCTTACATATTTCTATCTGTGCTGAACCCCAAGCAGACGATTTAGTCATACGCATCATTGATGACGGGGTGGGTATGAGCGAAGAGCGCCGCGCCAACATTATGGAGACCTCGTCCCAGACAGGCTTAGGCATTGCTGTGCGCAATATTCGCGACCGCATTCAAGGTTATTTTGGAGCGGAGTCCTTCATGCGGGTGGAAAGTGAAGAAGGATCGGGCACAACCATCACACTATTTCTGAAAGGTGGTTGCTTCAAGAACCCGCTTGATCTTGAGGAAAAATAG
- a CDS encoding LytR/AlgR family response regulator transcription factor → MVLKAIIVDDEAPARSELKFLLDELGQTEVVAEAASVREAIEKLKEYPCDVMFLDINMPEASGLQLAEALQHLKYPPAVVFVTAYSEFAIEAFKVNAIDYLVKPVESERLSQALARVREHVSLHAKVQKLERIPVEKGGKKILIGIDTIRYVMARDDYTYLQTDNDRYFSTVSLAQLEKRLDGHGFFRVHRGYLVNLSLVCEVEPVSGGTLLLTLDSCEDKVPVSRRRVSSLKKALGI, encoded by the coding sequence GTGGTGCTGAAAGCGATAATCGTCGATGATGAAGCGCCTGCGCGCTCTGAACTGAAGTTTCTGCTTGACGAATTAGGACAAACCGAAGTGGTGGCTGAGGCCGCCAGTGTGCGTGAGGCTATTGAAAAGCTCAAGGAATATCCGTGTGATGTTATGTTTCTCGATATCAACATGCCGGAAGCCTCTGGTCTGCAGCTGGCCGAAGCGTTGCAGCATTTAAAATATCCGCCCGCGGTGGTATTTGTGACGGCTTATAGTGAATTTGCTATCGAAGCGTTTAAGGTGAATGCTATCGATTACCTGGTTAAACCGGTGGAATCTGAGCGCCTTTCTCAGGCGCTGGCTCGTGTGCGTGAACATGTTTCGCTACATGCTAAAGTGCAAAAACTCGAGCGCATTCCAGTGGAAAAGGGCGGTAAGAAGATTCTCATTGGGATCGACACCATCCGTTATGTAATGGCGCGCGACGATTACACCTATTTGCAGACGGATAACGATCGCTATTTCAGTACGGTCAGCTTGGCTCAGTTGGAAAAACGTCTCGATGGGCATGGGTTCTTCCGCGTGCATCGTGGCTACTTGGTCAATCTTTCGCTCGTTTGTGAAGTGGAACCGGTGTCGGGTGGCACCCTGCTTTTAACGCTTGATTCCTGTGAGGATAAAGTGCCCGTATCGCGTCGCCGCGTTTCATCTCTCAAGAAGGCACTGGGTATCTAG
- a CDS encoding glucose-6-phosphate isomerase — protein sequence MLSVEMEKVYPSAKTLVKDTVASRLHAKDATLFSFSEEAEATAREYMGWVDLASNPPYPLDDIKKFARQVLDDGFDTVLLLGEGGSTQAPMTITKYNSVDCSNVKFRTLDSDSPVRVRSALANCNPHRLLIVTSSKSGGTIEPISYLRAVRAELKKAIPAEELVHQLVAITDPGSELDCLARTEGWRKVFSGEPSVGGRYSALSVFGLVPAALVGIDLDNFIDRARTAEQACSEDSVDNPAIILAAFLYDNYMAGRDKFSFLTQKRGRVLGLWIEQLIAESLGKGGKGILPNIESDALLLSRPSPDRTAIVYQTQNSLWDEQKNFEMSLAYIDQSIPLLSFKVDTVCELAADFVIWEYATAMCGYLMKVCPFDQPDVASSKAATISVLTEGEIPPNFIQENIGDMNMGEIEVRLSDTFVDATNLEEALRSLMASIVPGDYFSLNAFLPFAGEGRREALELIRHTFAREFGVVSCLEIGPRYLHSTGQLQKGGANNGVFLILSADELKDIPLSDWHAPSLGALAKAQAEGDLKVLSERGRRVVHLHLPDNSGATLRQVGEVVQKVARSL from the coding sequence ATGCTTAGCGTTGAGATGGAAAAGGTGTATCCGTCAGCGAAAACGCTGGTAAAGGACACCGTAGCAAGCCGCTTGCATGCGAAAGACGCGACGCTTTTCAGCTTTTCGGAAGAGGCCGAAGCTACCGCACGTGAGTACATGGGTTGGGTTGATCTGGCAAGTAATCCGCCGTATCCCCTCGACGATATCAAGAAATTTGCTCGTCAGGTGCTTGACGATGGGTTTGATACCGTCCTTCTTTTGGGAGAAGGCGGATCAACTCAGGCGCCGATGACTATTACGAAGTACAACAGCGTCGATTGCTCGAATGTGAAGTTTCGCACGCTTGATTCCGATTCGCCGGTTCGTGTACGCTCGGCACTCGCCAACTGCAACCCGCACCGCTTACTGATAGTGACCTCTTCGAAAAGTGGCGGCACTATCGAACCAATCAGTTACCTGCGGGCAGTGCGTGCCGAATTGAAAAAGGCTATTCCCGCTGAAGAATTAGTGCATCAGTTAGTTGCGATTACCGATCCGGGCAGCGAGCTCGATTGCTTAGCCCGCACAGAAGGATGGCGCAAGGTATTTTCCGGCGAGCCTTCTGTCGGTGGTCGGTATAGTGCGCTGTCGGTGTTTGGGCTGGTACCAGCTGCACTCGTCGGCATCGACCTCGACAATTTCATCGATCGTGCACGCACGGCCGAGCAAGCGTGCTCAGAAGATTCAGTCGACAATCCTGCCATTATTTTGGCTGCCTTTTTATACGACAACTATATGGCTGGTCGCGACAAGTTCAGTTTTCTTACCCAGAAGCGCGGTCGCGTATTAGGTTTATGGATTGAACAACTTATTGCTGAAAGCCTGGGCAAAGGCGGCAAAGGAATTTTGCCCAACATTGAATCCGATGCATTACTGCTTTCGCGCCCGTCGCCTGATCGTACGGCTATTGTGTACCAGACGCAGAATAGCTTGTGGGACGAACAAAAGAACTTTGAGATGAGTCTTGCGTACATTGACCAATCGATTCCGCTTTTAAGCTTTAAGGTGGATACGGTTTGCGAGCTCGCAGCTGATTTTGTCATCTGGGAATACGCAACCGCTATGTGCGGCTATCTTATGAAAGTTTGTCCCTTTGATCAGCCTGATGTCGCCTCGTCGAAAGCGGCGACGATTTCGGTTCTTACCGAAGGCGAGATACCGCCCAATTTCATCCAAGAAAATATTGGGGACATGAATATGGGCGAGATCGAAGTGCGTCTATCCGATACGTTTGTCGATGCGACCAACTTGGAAGAGGCACTCAGGAGCTTGATGGCATCCATCGTTCCGGGTGACTATTTTTCGCTGAATGCATTTTTGCCTTTTGCGGGTGAAGGCCGTCGTGAAGCGCTTGAGCTGATACGTCATACGTTCGCGCGCGAATTTGGCGTGGTGTCCTGCTTGGAAATTGGCCCCCGCTACCTTCACTCAACGGGGCAGCTGCAAAAAGGCGGCGCCAATAATGGCGTATTTCTGATTCTTTCAGCCGATGAGCTCAAAGATATCCCGCTTTCTGATTGGCATGCCCCTTCGTTAGGAGCGTTAGCAAAGGCGCAGGCAGAAGGCGATTTAAAGGTTCTTTCAGAACGAGGACGCCGCGTCGTTCATCTGCATTTGCCCGACAATTCTGGTGCAACACTGCGCCAGGTGGGTGAAGTCGTGCAAAAAGTTGCTCGGTCTCTATAA